In Calypte anna isolate BGI_N300 chromosome 28, bCalAnn1_v1.p, whole genome shotgun sequence, a single window of DNA contains:
- the NDUFA11 gene encoding NADH dehydrogenase [ubiquinone] 1 alpha subcomplex subunit 11: MAAGRGLALARGRRIRGQCPCGAMAGYWDGPEGEDCPRRTWLTTRVGAAAGLVGAAYRIILLQPNSAVTALQMAASDSITMATLGAVFGATTCLSAQIQEKPDDPLNYFIGGCATGAVLGARARSYMTGTTACLGFGITAALMKIGNQEGWRLAGPPKL; the protein is encoded by the exons atggcggcggggcggggcctgGCTCTCGCGAGAGGGAGGCGGATCCGCGGGCAGTGCCCTTGCGGTGCCATGGCTGGGTACTGGGACGGGCCCGAGGGAGAGGACTGTCCGCGAAGGACGTGGCTGACCACGCGTGTGGGAGCCGCCGCGG GGCTGGTCGGCGCGGCCTATCGCATCATCCTGCTCCAGCCCAACTCCGCCGTCACCGCCTTGCAGATGGCAGCCTCGGACAGCATCACCATGG CTACACTAGGAGCTGTCTTTGGGGCAACAACTTGCCTCAGTGCCCAAATCCAAGAGAAACCAGATGATCCCTTGAACTATTTCATAGGAGGCTGTGCAACAGGAGCTGTCTTAGGTGCAAGAG CTCGCAGTTACATGACTGGCACCACTGCATGTTTGGGGTTTGGAATTACTGCTGCTCTGATGAAGATAGGTAACCAGGAGGGCTGGAGGCTGGCAGGACCTCCCAAACTCTGA